A section of the Babylonia areolata isolate BAREFJ2019XMU chromosome 1, ASM4173473v1, whole genome shotgun sequence genome encodes:
- the LOC143288598 gene encoding endoplasmic reticulum resident protein 44-like produces the protein MSSMTARRHRCGVHIIGLLIVLSVIQGSCAGDAVSLNNDNINSVITTNDVVFVNFYADWCRFSQILAPTFDEASRKVSEEFTEPGRVVFAKVDCDSEVTIASQYRISKYPTLKLFRNGQMMKKEYRGQRSAEALANFVRDELKDPVVEHSTLAQLDELNKKKRNMIGYFESKESENYRTFTRVASLLRDDCSFHAAFGAVSASERTGGDNIGFRPPNTQRQDVVFMGILNNFDQLYAWAYDKCVPLVREITFENAEELTEEGLPFLIMFHHPDDTATVETYTTEVAKQLLPEKNNVNFLVADGTKFTHPLHHLGKSVSDLPVLAIDSFRHMYIFPHNIKTDLGVPGLLKQFVEDLHSGKLHREFHHGPDPKSPDPTPTPTPPAPSPPSPDDSKAAKEEGEEREKREVHLPKEPETPAPEELQKKQQEQQQQGQKQTQPPESMFKKLAPSRNRYTILRDEL, from the exons ATTGTTTTGAGTGTAATCCAAGGCAGCTGTGCTGGGGATGCTGTGAGCCttaacaatgacaacatcaatTCTGTCATCA CTACAAATGATGTTGTCTTTGTGAACTTCTATGCTGACTG GTGTCGATTCAGTCAGATCTTGGCACCAACCTTCGATGAAGCCTCCAGGAAAGTATCAGAGGAATTTACA gaACCAGGCAGGGTCGTGTTTGCCAAGGTGGACTGTGACAGTGAGG TGACCATTGCCTCACAGTACCGCATCTCCAAGTACCCCACACTGAAGCTGTTCCGCAATGGGCAGATGATGAAAAAGGAGTACCGGGGTCAGAGGTCTGCAGAAGCTCTGGCCAACTTTGTGCGTGATGAGCTGAAGGATCCTGTAGTGGAGCACTCCACATTGGCCCAGCTGGATGAGCTCAAT AAAAAGAAACGGAACATGATTGGATACTTTGAAAGCAAAGAATCAGAGAATTACAGAACGTTCACCCGAGTTGCCAGCTTACTGCGTGACGACTGCAGTTTCCATGCTGCTTTTGG AGCTGTGTCGGCTTCTGAAAGAACAGGGGGTGACAATATTGGCTTCCGACCACCCAAT ACACAGAGGCAGGATGTTGTGTTCATGGGTATCTTGAACAACTTTGACCAGCTGTATGCCTGGGCCTACGATAAGTGTGTACCCCTCGTCAGAGAGATCACCTTTGAAAATGCTGAG GAGCTGACAGAGGAGGGTCTACCTTTCCTGATCATGTTCCACCACCCTGATGACACAGCCACCGTGGAGACGTACACTACTGAAGTGGCAAAGCAACTGCTGCCTGAAAAAA ACAATGTGAATTTTCTGGTGGCGGATGGGACCAAGTTCACACACCCGCTGCACCACCTTGGTAAGTCGGTCAGTGACCTGCCTGTGCTGGCCATTGACAGCTTCCGCCACATGTACATCTTCCCCCACAACATCAAGACGGATTTAGG AGTACCGGGATTGCTGAAGCAGTTTGTGGAAGACCTGCACTCTGGCAAACTTCACAGGGAGTTCCACCACGGACCTGACCCCAAATCCCCCGACCCGACCCCGACCCCAACTCCTCctgctccctccccaccttctccg GATGACTCCAAGGCAGCCAAAGaggaaggtgaagagagagaaaagagagaggtccACTTGCCCAAAGAGCCAGAAACGCCTGCACCAGAGGAActgcagaagaagcagcaggaacagcaacaacaagggcagaaacaaacacagcctCCCGAATCAATGTTCAAAAAGCTGGCCCCTTCACGCAACAGATACACCATTTTACGAGACGAACTCTAG